From one Spirochaetota bacterium genomic stretch:
- the trkA gene encoding Trk system potassium transporter TrkA, translating to MHTIILGAGVVGYQIAEQLISEGKDVVIFEKNPERAKFISEHLDCMVINDDGTNLSSLKRAGTKDASIFISATNSDEVNMIACGLVASEFNVPLKIARVRNIDYSKSKIMGKAFLGIDLIVNSEVETARQIANTIALGADSDVMFFENTDLQMRNIVITRGSYFANKTVKEIRKGISEPFLISGIMRNNDFLIPTGDTLVCEGDNIYLLATQKNFTRIFIQVGKKQEKIDRIVIIGGGRVGSLACQYLIRTGRKITVVETDYERCKFLADKFPDALILNADISDESVFHEEEIAKHDLIVTVTDNQELNMLISLYAKSMGIKRSIALVTNSSYLAIASRLDIDVTVNPKLSTVDAIMKFIRRGNIKSLHSIFHGRAEVIEFSVDEKNPLVGKPLKDMQFPENSIILSVVRNNKNILPHGNIVIEPNDLVIIIAEKTSIPELERFIQG from the coding sequence ATGCATACCATAATCCTTGGCGCAGGTGTCGTTGGATATCAGATAGCCGAACAGCTTATCTCCGAAGGGAAAGATGTAGTGATATTTGAAAAGAATCCCGAACGTGCCAAATTCATATCTGAACATCTTGACTGCATGGTAATAAATGATGATGGCACCAATTTATCTTCGTTAAAACGTGCAGGGACCAAAGATGCCTCAATTTTTATTAGTGCAACCAACTCCGATGAAGTAAATATGATAGCCTGTGGTCTTGTTGCCAGTGAATTTAATGTCCCGCTGAAAATTGCCCGTGTCCGTAATATTGACTATTCTAAATCAAAGATTATGGGAAAAGCCTTCTTAGGCATTGACCTGATTGTCAATTCAGAAGTTGAAACAGCTCGACAGATAGCAAACACTATTGCACTTGGTGCAGATAGTGATGTTATGTTCTTTGAAAATACTGACCTTCAGATGCGCAACATAGTAATAACCAGAGGGTCATACTTTGCCAATAAAACAGTTAAGGAAATACGCAAAGGAATTTCTGAACCATTTCTTATTTCAGGGATAATGCGCAATAATGACTTTTTAATTCCAACAGGCGATACTTTAGTCTGCGAGGGTGATAATATCTATTTACTGGCAACACAAAAGAATTTTACTCGTATTTTTATACAAGTGGGTAAAAAGCAGGAAAAGATTGACCGCATTGTAATTATTGGTGGAGGTCGTGTTGGGTCTCTTGCATGCCAATATTTAATTAGAACTGGAAGAAAAATAACTGTAGTTGAAACTGATTATGAACGATGCAAATTCTTAGCTGATAAATTTCCGGATGCGCTTATCCTGAATGCTGATATTTCTGATGAAAGTGTTTTCCATGAAGAAGAAATAGCAAAACATGACCTTATAGTTACTGTCACCGATAATCAGGAACTCAATATGCTTATCAGCCTTTATGCAAAAAGCATGGGGATCAAACGGTCAATTGCTCTTGTCACAAATTCAAGCTATTTGGCCATTGCTTCACGATTAGATATTGACGTAACAGTTAATCCTAAACTCAGTACCGTTGATGCAATAATGAAATTTATCAGAAGAGGGAATATAAAAAGTTTACATAGCATTTTTCATGGACGAGCTGAAGTTATTGAATTTTCAGTTGATGAAAAGAATCCTTTAGTTGGCAAACCTCTCAAAGATATGCAATTCCCTGAAAATTCCATTATTCTTTCAGTTGTACGAAATAACAAAAATATTTTACCTCATGGAAACATTGTTATAGAGCCTAATGATCTTGTTATAATAATTGCAGAAAAAACATCCATACCTGAGCTTGAACGATTTATACAGGGCTAA